From Bacteroidales bacterium, one genomic window encodes:
- a CDS encoding YiiD C-terminal domain-containing protein — protein MNVIEIPFNKFIGLQKANPDDDFILQLEEREEYVNHLGTIHASALFALAEATSGEFLLNKFKDFKLNIIPVVRKVEIKYSKHGNGKVFSKADFIDTNTNKVIDELNNKKRIIIKVKVDIFN, from the coding sequence AACAAATTTATTGGACTACAAAAAGCAAATCCTGATGATGATTTTATTCTTCAATTAGAAGAAAGGGAAGAATACGTAAATCACCTTGGAACCATACATGCAAGCGCTCTATTTGCACTTGCAGAAGCAACAAGTGGAGAATTTCTATTAAATAAGTTTAAAGATTTTAAATTAAATATTATTCCTGTTGTAAGAAAGGTTGAAATTAAATATAGTAAACATGGAAACGGGAAAGTCTTTTCAAAGGCTGATTTTATTGATACGAATACAAATAAGGTAATTGACGAATTAAATAATAAAAAACGGATAATTATTAAAGTAAAAGTTGATATTTTTAATTAA